The Peribacillus simplex genome contains the following window.
GATTTGGGATTATGTATGGCTTTCTATCAATTTTCCTAGGGTTAGGTACTGTTATCCTGCATAATGTATGGGCACTTAACTGGCAAGGATTCATTACACTGATTGCATGGCTCGCACTATTAAAGGGAATTTATGTAATTGCATATCCTGAACCATCTAAGAAAACCAACTTTGAAGTACGGATACTATCTACGCGTATAACACTCGCTATCCTTGGTGTTTTAGCTTTATGGATGCTTGTAGTAATTTATATGAAATAATCTGTAATTTGAAATAGCGACAAATCGAAAATTATGTTAACCACCCTTGTTTAAGGGAGGTTTTATGGTTTATCTTGTTGAACTACCATGAAAATAAGTTTCTTTAAAAATTAAAAATGACAAATCTTAAGACGACCCTACTCAATCGTTTAAAAAAAGAGGAGAGCGTTAATTAATTAGACTATGGATTAGGGTTGACTGGATTAAGGTCAGTATCAGTATTGAAACTTCCTAACCATTTTCATTCTTTGTGGTGAATCGCCGATTTTTGCGATTCATGGATGGCTAACGAGTGCGTTAGTTGCGTAAGGAACACAACAATGATCAATCTTTTTTATAAGATAATCCAATTAATTAGTATAAAGGTATGTTTTGATCAATCTTTTTTCAAAACATGCCCTTTCTATTTATTCATTTATCAGGGTTTCTTGTATTAATTTGATCAAACTTTGTTTCAAAGCTACAATTACGATCAACAACAACATTAAAGTTCATAAAAATAATTAGAATGAATAATTGACAAAAAATGAGAATAGTAGTAATCTAACGAAAAACATACGCTACCGTATTTTACTGGAGAGATGACATGCAATTAACGAGGGAAGATTGGATAAAAGCAGGATTACAACAATTAGCTGATGAAGGAATACATAAAGTTCGCATTGAAGCACTTGCTCGATTGCTAAAAATAAGCAAAGGGAGCTTCTATCACTATTTTCGTGACCATCAAGAGCTTTTAGATTCTATGCTCGACTATTGGGAAATACATGCAACAAAACTGATTGTTCAAAGTATGGAGCAACAGGATGCCTCATTAGAACAGCTATTACAGATTAGTTTTAATCGAGATAAAAAAATGGAGATTGGCATTTATACTTGGGCTAAATATGATCCTGTTGTGGCAGCACGTTTAGTAGATATGGAAGAACAAAGAATTTCTTGTGTTGCAAAATTGTATCAAAAAATCGGTATAGACGAAAATGAATCAATTGATCGAGCGAGACTTGCCTATTTAACGTATGTAGGTTGGATGACAAGGTTTGAAGCAAATCCTAATTTTGATATTGATAAAATGGTTGAGCTTTTAATAAACGATAATAAATGTCCCTAATATGGTTATAAAACCTGAAGGGACAAAATTTTCACTATAACATACGGTGGTGTATGTTTTGTTTGAAGTTACGACATTGGGGGCGAATAAATGAAATTACTATTAATATTAGTAGCTGTAGGGCTTCTTTGGTTTATCAGTTTTTTGCATATTTATTGGGCTTTTGGAGGTCGATGGGGTTCTGCCGCTGTTCTCCCAGTAAAAGAGGGAGAGCATAAACCTGCTTTTACTCCGAGATTATGGGGAACATTATTCGTAGCCATTCTTATTCTAATGGCTAGTTTCATTATTGTTGTT
Protein-coding sequences here:
- a CDS encoding TetR/AcrR family transcriptional regulator, producing the protein MQLTREDWIKAGLQQLADEGIHKVRIEALARLLKISKGSFYHYFRDHQELLDSMLDYWEIHATKLIVQSMEQQDASLEQLLQISFNRDKKMEIGIYTWAKYDPVVAARLVDMEEQRISCVAKLYQKIGIDENESIDRARLAYLTYVGWMTRFEANPNFDIDKMVELLINDNKCP